The following proteins are encoded in a genomic region of Heptranchias perlo isolate sHepPer1 chromosome 6, sHepPer1.hap1, whole genome shotgun sequence:
- the LOC137322627 gene encoding proteoglycan 4-like has product MKKPCVMSPPALPFTAVSALPPSYNGQLQGEGGSAGTRSQNSRALLITICHRSDWAQTTSTETGPKPPAPRLAQITSTETGPKPPAPRLGPNHQHRDWAQTTSTETGPKPPAPRPGPNHQHRDWAQITSTETGPKPPAPRLAQTTSTETGPKPPAPRLGPNHQHRDWTQTTSTETGPKPPAPRLGPNHQHRDWAQTTSTETGPKPPAPRLDPNHQHRDWTQTTSTETGPKPPAPRLGPNHQHRDWAQTTSTETGPKPPAPRLGPNHQHRDWHYGTLGEWPAQVSVQSQVDPLSSWLISSHRTSLAVNALGRSEDVKGSRPNSQPRVQAQLTVQGPGPTHSPGSRPNSQPRVQAQLTAQGPGPTHSPGSRPNSQPRVQAQLTARVQAQLTAQGPGPTHSPGSRPNSQPRVQAQLTAQVSRPNSQPRVQAQLTAQGSRPNSQPRVQAQLTVQGPGPTHSPGSRPNSQSRVQAQLTAQGPGPTHSPGSRPNSQPRVQAQLTAQGPGPTHSPGSRPTHSPGSRPNSTAQGPGPNSQPRVPGPTHSPGSRPNSQPRVQAQLTAQGPGPTHSPGSRANSQPRVQAQLTVQGPGPTHSPGSRPNSQPRVQAQLTAQGPGPTQMPRVQAQLTAQGPGQLTAQGPGPTHSPGSRPNSQPRVQAQLTAQGSGPTPSPGSRPNSQPRSRPNSMPRVQAQLTAAGSRPPTHSPGSRPNSQARIQAYLAVHGHRPTPQSMPAIS; this is encoded by the exons GAACCAGGTCCCAAAACAGCAGAGCTCTGCTCATCACCATCTGCCATCGGTCCGACTGGGCCCAAACCACCAGCACCGAGACTGGGCCCAAACCACCAGCACCGAGACTGGCCCAAATCACCAGCACCGAGACTGGGCCCAAACCACCAGCACCGAGACTGGGCCCAAATCACCAGCACCGAGACTGGGCCCAAACCACCAGCACCGAGACTGGGCCCAAACCACCAGCACCGAGACCGGGCCCAAACCACCAGCACCGAGACTGGGCCCAAATCACCAGCACCGAGACTGGGCCCAAACCACCAGCACCGAGACTGGCCCAAACCACCAGCACCGAGACTGGACCCAAACCACCAGCACCGAGACTGGGCCCAAACCACCAGCACCGAGACTGGACCCAAACCACCAGCACCGAGACTGGGCCCAAACCACCAGCACCGAGACTGGGCCCAAATCACCAGCACCGAGACTGGGCCCAAACCACCAGCACCGAGACTGGGCCCAAACCACCAGCACCGAGACTGGACCCAAACCACCAGCACCGAGACTGGACCCAAACCACCAGCACCGAGACTGGGCCCAAACCACCAGCACCGAGACTGGGCCCAAACCACCAGCACCGAGACTGGGCCCAAACCACCAGCACCGAGACTGGGCCCAAACCACCAGCACCGAGACTGGGCCCAAACCACCAGCACCGAGACTGGCACTATGGAACACTCGGGGAATGGCCCGCACAGGTGTCTGTACAATCCCAGGTGGATCCCCTCTCCTCTTGGCTCATCTCCAGCCacagaacttcattggctgtaaacgctttgggacgttctgaggatgtgaaag GGTCCAGGCCCAACTCACAGCCCAGGGTCCAGGCCCAACTCACAGTCCAGGGTCCAGGCCCAACTCACAGCCCAGGGTCCAGGCCCAACTCACAGCCCAGGGTCCAGGCCCAACTCACAGCCCAGGGTCCAGGCCCAACTCACAGCCCAGGGTCCAGGCCTAACTCACAGCCCAGGGTCCAGGCCCAACTCACAGCCAGGGTCCAGGCCCAACTCACAGCCCAGGGTCCAGGCCCAACTCACAGCCCAGGGTCCAGGCCCAACTCACAGCCCAGGGTCCAGGCCCAACTCACAGCCCAGGTGTCCAGGCCCAACTCACAGCCCAGGGTCCAGGCCCAACTCACAGCCCAGGGGTCCAGGCCCAACTCACAGCCCAGGGTCCAGGCCCAACTCACAGTCCAGGGTCCAGGCCCAACTCACAGCCCAGGGTCCAGGCCCAACTCACAGTCCAGGGTCCAGGCCCAACTCACAGCCCAGGGTCCAGGCCCAACTCACAGCCCAGGGTCCAGGCCCAACTCACAGCCCAGGGTCCAGGCCCAACTCACAGCCCAGGGTCCAGGCCCAACTCACAGCCCAGGGTCCAGGCCAACTCACAGCCCAGGGTCCAGGCCCAACTCGACAGCCCAGGGTCCAGGCCCCAACTCACAGCCCAGGGTACCAGGCCCAACTCACAGCCCAGGGTCCAGGCCCAACTCACAGCCCAGGGTCCAGGCCCAACTCACAGCCCAGGGTCCAGGCCCAACTCACAGCCCAGGGTCCAGGGCCAACTCACAGCCCAGGGTCCAGGCCCAACTCACAGTCCAGGGTCCAGGCCCAACTCACAGCCCAGGGTCCAGGCCCAACTCACAGCCCAGGGTCCAGGCCCAACTCACAGCCCAGGGTCCAGGCCCAACTCAGATGCCCAGGGTCCAGGCCCAACTCACAGCCCAGGGTCCAGGCCAACTCACAGCCCAGGGTCCAGGCCCAACTCACAGCCCAGGGTCCAGGCCCAACTCACAGCCCAGGGTCCAGGCCCAACTCACAGCCCAGGGTTCAGGCCCAACTCCCAGCCCAGGGTCCAGGCCCAACTCACAGCCCAGATCCAGGCCCAACTCAATGCCCAGGGTCCAGGCCCAACTCACAGCCGCAGGGTCCAGGCCGCCAACTCACAGCCCAGGGTCCAGGCCCAACTCACAGGCCAGGATCCAGGCCTACCTCGCAGTACATGGCCACAGGCCCACTCCACAATCAATGCCcgccatcagctga